In Malus sylvestris chromosome 2, drMalSylv7.2, whole genome shotgun sequence, the genomic stretch TCTTGCAAcctaaaacattttttttttttttttgagaactgCAACCTAAAACTttggtaaattatattttaacttACAAGCATGCGGTTTCCCAACATCACCAGTGACAATTGACAGCTGGAATACCCCATCAATGAAATCACGACATCTGTTCTATTGATAAATCTACAAGGTTtatcttttaaaaaattaattaattaaaaactaaaactgaAAGATTCAAATACAAAATATGCAGGCCATACAACCTCTCCGGCGAGACACGCCAACCCCAATCTCGTCCAAATCTGGTACCACTCCACctccctctcttcctcttcctcataGACGAAGAACAACAGGCAGAGAGTGGCGGATGGAGTTTCTCCAATCGATAACCCGCCGACGCTATATGCCCCCGCTGGAACCCATGTGGACCATCTTCCTCGTCGTCATCTTCATCAGCCTGATGTTCGAGTTTTTCTTTGACGAGAAAACTTTGCTCCTTGCTGGGTTTTTTTGTGATGGGTATGAAACTGCGAGGCCGACGAGCACAGGAGCCGACTCACTGAGTTAATGGTGGCGCGAGTTAGCGATTATAGTGGGGGTTGAGAGATTCGATGACTCAATTTTTTCCAAGAATATATGGCCAAATTTGCGTTCTTCTTTTCCCGTATTTGAGAAAGAAGGATGAAATAGAAATTGCGAGGAGGACGGATCGGACGCCGGGTGGGGGGAGCTGTGGGTTGTTGGCGCGACTGTCGaattgttttgttttagtttttattttaattgaatttcttaaaaaaaattaaatcagatAGATTATTTATTGGGGCACGTGGCATCTCCGATTAGATGTGTACACATATATAAAAGTCAACTGGTAGGGATTCTGATCTTCAGCTCATATCCCTATGTAAAACTAAAACCTAATTCAATAATGAAAACGAAAATACTCGGTTCCTTTATATGTAAGAAGTcacaattttttataaataaattacaatTTGATATGCGAgtataaatttctttttttatggTTTTAATAAGTAAAATATTATCATTAGAGgcttaaaatattattaatttacgTGTCAAACTGCAATACGTATGTATCGAGAAAAAGTGACGGAAGTAAGCAAGTGCAAATAAAAAACTGTGAATATGAGTTAACAGCTAAGTGATAGGTACAACCCCACAAGAATTGGTGGGTTTTTTACACTTTCCCCATTGACCATAAATTTTTCAAGTCCTGCCCCACTAAAACTCCAAACCATTTGTGACCCTGCAACGATTCTGGAAAATCCCCCAATTTCTAACGTCTATTTAGATTCAATTTCATATCTCATATAAAGGATCACATCCTTTGAGCTCTAACTTGTCCTCAACTCAACCGCGCGAACCAACGAACTTTTGAAATCCCCCTCCCTCCACATGGCTAAACACACCCCAACATCTTCTCTCCAAAcccacctccacctcctcctccttctcctcctcctcctcctccgccatGCCAACTCCCAATCCCTCCAAGACCAAGAACAAGCAGTCCTTCTGAAACTCAAGTCCTACTTAGAGTCTCCACCATCTCTCAGCCATTGGATCCCATCAAACTCAAACACTTCTTCCCACTGCTCCTGGCCTGAAATTTCCTGCACAAACAACTCCGTCACTGGATTGCTTCTCGTCAACTTGAACATAACCCTACCGGTTCCACCCTTCATCTGTGATCTCACAAACCTCACACTCGTCGATCTCAACAACAACTATCTCCCCGGAGAATTCCCAAAATCTCTCTACAAGTGTTCCAAACTAGAGTACTTAGACCTCTCACAAAACTACTTTGTAGGCCCGATTCCTGATGACATCGACAGCCTGCCCCGGCTTAAGCAGCTTATCCTCGCCGGAAACAACTTCTCCAACATTCCTCCTGCGATAGGGCGGTTGCAAGAGCTCGAGAATCTTCAGCTGTGGATGAACCAGTTCAATGGCTCTGTCCCACCAGAAATAGGTAACTTGTCCAATCTCAAAGACCTAAACATGTCTTGGAACACAAAACTTGTGCCTTGGACCTTGCCTTCCAATTTCACCAAGTTGAAAAAGCTCAGTAATTTATGGATACGCCAATCGAACTTGATTGGAGAGCTTCCTGAGACACTTGGGGAGATGGAAGCATTGGAAGTAATTGATTTGGCAATAAACACTTTGAGTGGGAGGATCCCGAACGGTTTGTTTACGTTGAAGAATTTGAGTATAGTCTATCTCTTCAAGAACACGCTTTCCGGGGAGGTTCCTCAAGTGATTGAGTCATGGAACTTGAGCATTCTTGATATCTCTGAGAACACTTTATCAGGGACAATACCAGAAGAGTACGGCAATCTTACCAAATTAACAGAGTTGGCTTTGTTTCTCAATGATTTTTCGGGTGAAATTCCCAAGAGCATTGGCCGCCTGCCAAACCTCAGAGACTTCAAAATCTTCAACAACAATTTTTCAGGAACATTGCCTCCAGAGCTTGGGAAGTACTCAAAGCTCGAAGCTTTTCAAGTTTGCGTCAATAGGCTAACAGGAAAACTGCCAGACGATTTGTGCTATTGGGGTAAGCTGGACGATGTTATAGCTTATGGGAATTATCTGAGTGGAGAATTGCCAAGCTCTCTTGGAAATTGCAGCAGTTTGAAGACTGTCAAGATTCAAGATAACATGCTGTCTGGAAACATTCCTAGCGGTATGTGGACGGCTCCAAACTTGACTACTGTGCTGGTGAGCAACAATTCGCTTACTGGCAAGCTTCCTGAGAAGATGTCATCAGATCTTTCGCGCTTGGAAATGCGAGACAACAAATTTTCGGGCAACATTCCAACCGGGGTGTCTTCCTGGACAGGTTTGAAGGTTTTTGACGCCGGTAATAACCACTTAAGCGGTGCTGTTCCTCGGGAATTAACCGCGCTTTCTAGCTTAATGACTCTTTCTCTTGATCAGAATCAGCTCACCGGCTCCCTTCCATCGGATATTGTGTCGTGGGAGTCACTCGCTAGTCTTAATTTCAGTCGAAATCAGCTCTCTGGAACAATTCCTGAGAAGCTTGGTCTTCTGCCGGGACTTACTGGATTAGACCTTTCAGCAAACCAGCTTTCTGGCGAAATTCCAGATCAACTAGGGCGTCTGAAGCTCAACCAATTCAATCTCTCTTCCAATCACCTCACCGGGGAGATCCCTACCGAATTTGAAAACTCTGCGTATGAAGGAAGCTTCTTGGACAATCAAGGCCTCTGCGCACCTAGCTCAGCGGCAATAAAGCTCCCCATATGCAATTCTGAATCCCGAAAGTCCAGTAAACTTTCGTCGAAATCTCTTGCACTGATTTTATCCTTAGGCATACTGTTGTGCTTGTTGGCTTTTTCCATCACGGTCATCGTGGTCAGAAGTTACTGGAAGAGAAATGGTGATTCTAACTGGAAGCTCAACTCATTTCAGAGGTTGAAATTCACAGTGTCGAAAATCCTATCGGGGTTGACTGAACGTAATCTGATTGGAAGTGGTGGATCAGGAAAAGTTTATCGCGTTCCTGTGAATCGCAATGGTGATGTTGTTGCTGtgaagaagatttggaagaataAGAATTTAGAAGAGAAGCTTGAGAAAGAGTTTCTTGCAGAAGTCAAGATCTTGAGCTCAATTCGACACGCCAACATAGTGAAGCTGATGTGCTGCATTTCCAGTAAGTCTTCAAAACTTCTCGTCTACGAGTACTTAGATAATCGGAGCCTGGATCGATGGCTGCACAGGAGAAACAGGCCATCCAATCTCTCGGGATCAGTCCAACATGTCGCGCTCGACTGGCCTAAGAGGTTGCAGATTGCAGTAGGGGCAGCTCAGGGCCTCAGCTATATGCACCACGACTGCGTACCGCCTGTGGTGCATCGTGACGTGAAATCGAGCAACATTTTGTTGGACTCTGATTTCAATGCAAAAATAGCAGACTTTGGTCTGGCTAAGATGTTGGTCAAGCAAGGAGAACTTGCTACAATGTCATCTGTTGCTGGCTCCTTTGGCTACATGGCTCCAGGTAAACCTTATACCCCACAAATGCTGAAGTTCGGGCATGTCTGAGACCGCTTCTTTATAAAGCACTTCTTATAAGTACTTTTGCAAGAAGTGGTTTTCTCTTCTGCTCATAAACTTGTGCTATAGcaattgaccaaaaaaacaaaatgcttcTATGACCCATAAGcactttttaagtttttttaccAACTGCACTTAGAAGTGCTTTAAGTTGTTAGAAAAGCGCATATAGCCCTTCTAAAAGCAATCTCAAGCATGCCCTTAGTGCCTAAAGAAGCATGtgtattttctttcatttccatTAGCAATCTGTAAACTGGTTTTTCTTACCCTAAATGCAGAATACGCTCACACAACGCGAGTGAATGAAAAGATCGATGTGTATAGTTTTGGGGTCATCCTTCTGGAGTTGACAACCGGCAGGGAAGCCCATGACGGCGATGAACACACTGCCCTCGCTGAATGGGCGTGGCGCCATTTTCAAGAAGAAAACGCTATCGCTGACGCTTTGGACCAGGACGTCAAAGAACCTTGTTACTTGGACGAAATGTGCTCGGTTTTCAAACTTGGCCTCATTTGCACAGAGAGACTTCCAGCTAGTAGGCCTTCCATGAAGGTCGTTCTGCAAATCTTGCTCCGATGCAGCCGTCCAGTTATCAACGGTGAAAAGACCGAGTACGTTGCCGCTCCTCTGCTCAAGAACTCGAAGCGCGAGAGGATTTTGGAAGACGGGAATGGTTTCGGGACGGTCTTAAGCTGATCAAATGCGTACTAGAGAAGGAAGGGAGGgaattttggggttttgggaGAAGGGAAGGGGCTGGGTTTTTGGGGAATTCTTCAATCCACTGTCTCTCTGGACAATTCTTCAATCCAAATCAACCCGAAATTCGTCGGGTACTTCTTCTCCCGGGTTGTTCCTCTCCATCCAATCCCACCCATCGGATCGCACACTCGATTTCAAGTACTCTCGGAGCTTCTCCGCCCTCCTGTATTCCACGAATCGAACGACGTAGTTTTGGCGGTATATGGGGACGCGACGAATTTGGGGGAAGGTTTAAGAATTTTGGCGTTTGAAGCGGGGAATGGAGTTGCAAATGGAAACGGCGATGACGGCGAAGAGAAAAGAGAGTGGGTGCAGATGGGACTTTGAGGGTTTGGGAggaggaggggggggggggggggggggggggggacgggGCGGGGCGGTGGTGTAGGAGACGCCtagaaaagaaatttttttttttttttgacacgTGAGAGAAAAGTAATTCTGgtaagactaaatttgtaaattaaattttgtaaactaaatgacatagaagttgatgagtaggttattacttaaacgttaataaacgtgctcattttcTATTGATGATACATCATTACtctggaaagaaaaagaaaagagatggagaaaatgtgaggttttttttatttttttattttttaaatagagGCGTGCTTCGAAGAAATGTGGGTAATCGGTAGTATAGATTTTCAAAATCTGAATAGACAATGTATTTTCCCACCCGACATTGTCAATATCAGATTCTATAACGGAggatattcctttttttttttttttttaaaaagggttAGTTGTGGTCTCAACTTATATTGATCTTCAATGATCTAAACGATTATTTTTCATATTGCATCTCATAGATAATTCTTATAAAATATTTGCCAAATTAGAAGTATATAAGGCATCTAGTTGAATTCAAAGTGAAGAATACTATATCCTAAGAAATACTGaaattttattatgataattaaaTGAGCAAATAGTTTCGGATTGAACTGAATTTTTGCATAAATAATCTATGAAtcaagacttacaaaataaacatttggattgttgaaattcgaTATAAAATGGCTTGCACAACTAAGCACGGCAAAAGAGACTGGCGCTTAACCATTATACTGGGAAGCATGGACGTCATTAGTTGCGTTATATATAAGTAATTTAAAAACCAAATGATCCATGAAGAATTAGGAACTCCTAATCTCAAAGGAACAaggaaaatataattaaaatatttataaataatacaATTTGGGCAGTGACTAAATGGGAGCGATGGTGACTGGGGTGGTTAACATCACATGCTCTAAGCAAAAGAGGTCACGGTGAGTCATCAATCTTCCCAACGGTTTGCACACCAACATGTGAGTATATGACTTGGATCAATATTTGAAGAAAATACTTGGCTTCTTCTTTTAAGTCATCATTTTAATTTATCTGTTAATTACAGTTTGACACGTGAATAAAAAGTTATTACTAATCCATCGTTAGAATAAATTGCATGCCTATAAGTTATGTTCTTTTAATGAGTTACTATGGTTTAAAAAATTCAGACAATCCAATGTTCGGAGCTTTTAATGATACGTACGTAGCATGGAATTTGAACCCGAAAAATAGATcaattgtttctttttattttcctatAAAAAGAGATCATTTAGTGGTTTCGCCACATCAGTCTACCATTACCAGGGCCTGAAAGACTCATAGAAACATTTCAGCCTCTTTCTAACTACCATCTTGTGATTTATCAACGCCTGAAATCAAACCCAGATTGGTCAAAGATTTGGCTATTGATTTTTCATTATCGGTTTCTAGAAATATCAGAGATTCTGTTTACATTAATTTGTTGGTCTAAAACCATTAATTTGTTGATTTTTCATCAACGCCTGGAATCCATATAGTTGTTGGTCTAAAACCACGCATGGGGGCTAGAATATCAGAGATTCTGTTTACATTAATGTGGTCACTTTCTGATCATTTTTCTAAAGTATGCGCTGAACTGTCCGAGTGGGTGGGTGGAGTAACTGTCCGAGTGGGTGGGTGGAGTAATATGCAGTCGATCCAATGATCACTTTCTCTTATTTTCTCCTAGCACCCCCcatgaatgtttgaattttttgtgcATCTTccagaagaaagaaaagtgaGTGTATTAGGAGAACAATCACCACCTACAAGACCCCTTGTTTTCCAATGCCACTTGGTCACCTTCTGCCCTTGTTTTCCAGAAGTAATTTCCGTACATGTTTTTTCTCCTCTTGCATACTtggtatttaaatttattaatcatAGAGATTTGACATGAAAAATAGAACGCCGACTATTAATTACCTGACACCAAGATTCTAAACGACGCTAAAATGTTAGCCGGGCGGTAGGTTAGGGCCTAGAACCTAGGCGGCTAGTTGGAGTTTAAGCGGGgaactaggcggatttaagtaaatttattgtatatcgtataaataagtgtctatttatacttaaaaaataaataacttcaTTGGGATACATAAACTGAAAAATAGGACATGtagattataaaatattagaacaTAATTAAAACATGGAAACAagtatataatgtgtgttcatctaagtattcaacaagtctcttacaatttattgaacaattaaaattcaaaatgaaagctatctattttttgtctaagtgaaAGTTGCAACCTTGGCTAGTGTCTAAGCGGGTCTGGGTGGGTTAGGCGGGCACCTAGACGGTTTAGACGAACGCCTAAGCAGGTTTAAAcgtcatttttttaattttcaaacatttaAGAATTAATTGGGGTAGTAGTTAGCCACCTGCCACTTAAATAGAACCTAAACATGTTTGGTGAAGATTTTGAAAACAAGGCCTGACGCACTTGCCCTCCTCATTTGCCATCTATATCAGTGAAACAAGGCGTGATGTTTTCATTCCTCCAAATCATAAATTTCGGATGGAAAAAATGGGATCAAAATTCTTGTGTTTTATTAGATCAAAGTCTTccacaaaaaaatataattattgcaTTTATAGAAGTCTTCGTTCAACAAAGGCGTTCGTCCACGCTTCAGATTGGATGAAACTTCATAGCCTTAAATTTCCTTGTCCTTCACGTACGTCACGTTCAGCAAATGGACAAAGGGGACTTGAATTTCTTGCAACCAAAAACTAtggtaaattatattttaacttACAAGCATGTGGTTTCTGTTCTTTCTGCCTATTTTTTGTGGGTTGTTTATGTAACCGTAATCAAAATATGAGAAATTAGATTatagaggaattgaattgagaatGAATCAAAATGAAGAGAAATCATAATCGGCTTCGTGTTGAAActatttacttaaatgttcAGGAATCAGAATAGAAATGAACTTGAGTTTGTAaaaattgtttactaattcagctGAATCGGAAtaagaattaatataattagtAAAATGCCCTTTTATGTTTTAGCATGAGTCTTGTAACCATGCCGTGTTTTCAACCACTTCTCACACAACCACCACTCCAGTTCAGAGCACTGTAACAGCATAGTTTGCCTTAGTTCTCTAATACAGTACATCAATCGTACATCAATCGCAGGGATCTGAAGGATACTGAACATACAACCCCATCTAGGATTAGGAAGAACAGTTTCCGAAGGGCATTCAAAACCCACAGTTGTCCTCATCCACCTCCTCAGCACTGCCATGGCTTCTTGCTTTTAACCTAGCCAAATTCATCTTCCCAGTTCCCACCCTgcataaaaaattaacattttaagAACCTAGTTGTGTTGCTTAACGAGTTTGACTCGGTTGCTCTCCACATGTGTCAAGTGATAGAGCGCCAACACCAAGTCATTGCGCATCCGCTCACTCTCCGCCCTCACGAGCACATGCATCAGCGGAGGCAACGCTCCGAGCACTCCGATCGCCATCTTGTTGTCTTCTTCCAACGCCAAGCTGACTAGCCAAATTCATCTTTCCACTTCCCACTGAAGCATCTGCCGAATAAGAGGCATAATAGCCAAATTCATCTTCCCAGTTGTCTTCCTCCAACTCCAACGCCAAGCTGAAGCATCTGTGAATATAAGAGGGCACAATAGGAAAGTACAAGTGCATTCCTGATTCCTTCACCATCCAGGAATCCAAATACCTCACCCATGGAGGGAGTCCCAGTCCTCCAATTTCAGGAATTGAATTCCacacatctctttttacttcttcaacgtcttttttgttttcggctgttggatcggatgaattaaaaaatatcaacggacagaaattaacaaggggtgtgtgagaagtaaaaaatgatgtgtggatagcacatcccataAACAAACTGTGAATATGAGTTAACAGTTAAGTGATAGGCACAACCCCACAACAATTGTGACCCTGCAATGACCATAAATTTTGCACACTTTCTCCATTGACCATAAATTTTCCAAGTCACCATTTGTGACCCTGCAATGATTCTGGAATATCCCCCAATTTCTAACGTCTATTTAGTTCAATTTCATATCTCATAAAAAGAATCACATCCTCTGAGCTCTAACAAACTTGTCCTCAACACAACCGCGGGAACCAACGAACTTTTGAAATCCCCCTCCCTCCAAATGGCTAAACACACCCCAACATCTCCTCTCCAAAcccacctccacctcctcctccttctcctcctcctccccctcctccgCCATGCCTACTCCCAGTCCCTCCAAGACCAAGAACAAGCAGTCCTTCTGAAACTCAAGTCCTACTTACAGTCTCCACCATTTCTCAGCCATTGGATCCCATCAAACTCAAACACTTCTTCCCACTGCTCCTGGCCTGAAATTTCCTGCACAAACAACTCCGTCACTGGATTGTCTCTTGTCAACTTGAACATAACCCTGCCGGTTCCACCCTTCATCTGTGATCTCACAAACCTCACACATGTCGATCTCAACTACAACTACCTCCCCGGAGAGTTCCCAAAATCTCTCTACAAGTGTTCCAAGCTAGAATACTTAGACCTCTCACAAAACTACTTTGTAGGCCCGATTCCTGATGACATCGACAGCCTGCCCCGGCTTAAGCAGCTTATCCTCGCCGGAAACAACTTCTCCGACATTCCTCCCACGATAGGGCGGTTGCAAGAGCTCGAGAATCTTCAGCTTTGGATGAACCAGTTCAATGGCTCTGTCCCACCAGAAATAGGTAACTTGTCCAATCTCAAAGACCTAAACATGTCTTGGAACACAGAACTTGTGCCTTGGACCTTGCCTTCCAATTTCACCAAGTTGAAAAAGCTCAAGAATTTATGGATACGCCAATCGAACTTGATTGGAGAGCTTCCTGAGACACTTGGGGAGATGGAAGCATTGGAAGTAATTGATTTGGCAATAAACAGTTTGAGTGGGAGGATCCCGAACGGTTTGTTTACGTTAAAGAATTTGAGTATAGTCTATCTGTTCAAGAACAATCTTTCCGGGGAGGTTCCTCAAGTGATTGAGTCATGGAACTTGAGCATTCTTGATATCTCTGAGAACACTTTAACAGGGACAATTCCAGAAGAGTACGGCAATCTTACCAAATTAACAGAGTTGGCTTTGTTTCTCAATGATTTTTCGGGTGAAATTCCAAAGAGCATTGGCCGCCTGCCAAACCTCAGAAAATTCAGAATGTTCAACAACAATTTTTCAGGAACATTGGCTCCCGAGTTTGGGAAGTACTCGAAGCtcgaagcttttgaagtttgCATCAATAGGCTGACAGGAAAACTACCAGACGATTTGTGCTATTGGGGTAAGCTGGAAGAAGTTATAGCTTATGGGAATCATCTGAGTGGAGAATTGCCAAGCTCTCTTGGAAATTGCAGCAGTTTGAAGAATATCAAGGTTCAAGATAACATGCTGTCTGGAAACATTCCTAGCGGTATGTGGACGGCGCCAAACTTGACTACTGTGCTGGTTAGCAACAACTCGCTTACTGGCAAGCTTCCTGAGAAGATGTCATCAGATATTTCGCGCTTGGAAATGAGAGACAACAGACTTTCAGGCAACATTCCAACCGGGGTGTCTTCCTGGACAGGTTTGAAGGTTTTTGACGCCGGTAATAACCTCTTTAGCGGTGCTGTTCCTGGGGAATTAACCGCGCTTTCTAGCTTAATGACTCTTTCTCTTGATCAGAATCAGCTCACCGGCTCCCTTCCATCGGATATTGTGTCGTGGGAGTCACTCGCTAGTCTTAATTTCAGTCGAAATCAG encodes the following:
- the LOC126596387 gene encoding receptor-like protein kinase 5 isoform X1, which codes for MAKHTPTSSLQTHLHLLLLLLLLLLRHANSQSLQDQEQAVLLKLKSYLESPPSLSHWIPSNSNTSSHCSWPEISCTNNSVTGLLLVNLNITLPVPPFICDLTNLTLVDLNNNYLPGEFPKSLYKCSKLEYLDLSQNYFVGPIPDDIDSLPRLKQLILAGNNFSNIPPAIGRLQELENLQLWMNQFNGSVPPEIGNLSNLKDLNMSWNTKLVPWTLPSNFTKLKKLSNLWIRQSNLIGELPETLGEMEALEVIDLAINTLSGRIPNGLFTLKNLSIVYLFKNTLSGEVPQVIESWNLSILDISENTLSGTIPEEYGNLTKLTELALFLNDFSGEIPKSIGRLPNLRDFKIFNNNFSGTLPPELGKYSKLEAFQVCVNRLTGKLPDDLCYWGKLDDVIAYGNYLSGELPSSLGNCSSLKTVKIQDNMLSGNIPSGMWTAPNLTTVLVSNNSLTGKLPEKMSSDLSRLEMRDNKFSGNIPTGVSSWTGLKVFDAGNNHLSGAVPRELTALSSLMTLSLDQNQLTGSLPSDIVSWESLASLNFSRNQLSGTIPEKLGLLPGLTGLDLSANQLSGEIPDQLGRLKLNQFNLSSNHLTGEIPTEFENSAYEGSFLDNQGLCAPSSAAIKLPICNSESRKSSKLSSKSLALILSLGILLCLLAFSITVIVVRSYWKRNGDSNWKLNSFQRLKFTVSKILSGLTERNLIGSGGSGKVYRVPVNRNGDVVAVKKIWKNKNLEEKLEKEFLAEVKILSSIRHANIVKLMCCISSKSSKLLVYEYLDNRSLDRWLHRRNRPSNLSGSVQHVALDWPKRLQIAVGAAQGLSYMHHDCVPPVVHRDVKSSNILLDSDFNAKIADFGLAKMLVKQGELATMSSVAGSFGYMAPEYAHTTRVNEKIDVYSFGVILLELTTGREAHDGDEHTALAEWAWRHFQEENAIADALDQDVKEPCYLDEMCSVFKLGLICTERLPASRPSMKVVLQILLRCSRPVINGEKTEYVAAPLLKNSKRERILEDGNGFGTVLS
- the LOC126596387 gene encoding receptor-like protein kinase 5 isoform X2; this encodes MAKHTPTSSLQTHLHLLLLLLLLLLRHANSQSLQDQEQAVLLKLKSYLESPPSLSHWIPSNSNTSSHCSWPEISCTNNSVTGLLLVNLNITLPVPPFICDLTNLTLVDLNNNYLPGEFPKSLYKCSKLEYLDLSQNYFVGPIPDDIDSLPRLKQLILAGNNFSNIPPAIGRLQELENLQLWMNQFNGSVPPEIGNLSNLKDLNMSWNTKLVPWTLPSNFTKLKKLSNLWIRQSNLIGELPETLGEMEALEVIDLAINTLSGRIPNGLFTLKNLSIVYLFKNTLSGEVPQVIESWNLSILDISENTLSGTIPEEYGNLTKLTELALFLNDFSGEIPKSIGRLPNLRDFKIFNNNFSGTLPPELGKYSKLEAFQVCVNRLTGKLPDDLCYWGKLDDVIAYGNYLSGELPSSLGNCSSLKTVKIQDNMLSGNIPSGMWTAPNLTTVLVSNNSLTGKLPEKMSSDLSRLEMRDNKFSGNIPTGVSSWTGLKVFDAGNNHLSGAVPRELTALSSLMTLSLDQNQLTGSLPSDIVSWESLASLNFSRNQLSGTIPEKLGLLPGLTGLDLSANQLSGEIPDQLGRLKLNQFNLSSNHLTGEIPTEFENSAYEGSFLDNQGLCAPSSAAIKLPICNSESRKSSKLSSKSLALILSLGILLCLLAFSITVIVVRSYWKRNGDSNWKLNSFQRLKFTVSKILSGLTERNLIGSGGSGKVYRVPVNRNGDVVAVKKIWKNKNLEEKLEKEFLAEVKILSSIRHANIVKLMCCISSKSSKLLVYEYLDNRSLDRWLHRRNRPSNLSGSVQHVALDWPKRLQIAVGAAQGLSYMHHDCVPPVVHRDVKSSNILLDSDFNAKIADFGLAKMLVKQGELATMSSVAGSFGYMAPEYAHTTRVNEKIDVYSFGVILLELTTGREANDGDEHTALAEWAWRHFQEENAIADALDQDVKEPCYLDEMCSVFKLGLICTERLPASRPSMKEVLQMLLRCSRPVINSEKTEYIADPLLKNSKRERIFEDENGSLATNF
- the LOC126596387 gene encoding receptor-like protein kinase 5 isoform X3 is translated as MAKHTPTSSLQTHLHLLLLLLLLLLRHANSQSLQDQEQAVLLKLKSYLESPPSLSHWIPSNSNTSSHCSWPEISCTNNSVTGLLLVNLNITLPVPPFICDLTNLTLVDLNNNYLPGEFPKSLYKCSKLEYLDLSQNYFVGPIPDDIDSLPRLKQLILAGNNFSNIPPAIGRLQELENLQLWMNQFNGSVPPEIGNLSNLKDLNMSWNTKLVPWTLPSNFTKLKKLSNLWIRQSNLIGELPETLGEMEALEVIDLAINTLSGRIPNGLFTLKNLSIVYLFKNTLSGEVPQVIESWNLSILDISENTLSGTIPEEYGNLTKLTELALFLNDFSGEIPKSIGRLPNLRDFKIFNNNFSGTLPPELGKYSKLEAFQVCVNRLTGKLPDDLCYWGKLDDVIAYGNYLSGELPSSLGNCSSLKTVKIQDNMLSGNIPSGMWTAPNLTTVLVSNNSLTGKLPEKMSSDLSRLEMRDNKFSGNIPTGVSSWTGLKVFDAGNNHLSGAVPRELTALSSLMTLSLDQNQLTGSLPSDIVSWESLASLNFSRNQLSGTIPEKLGLLPGLTGLDLSANQLSGEIPDQLGRLKLNQFNLSSNHLTGEIPTEFENSAYEGSFLDNQGLCAPSSAAIKLPICNSESRKSSKLSSKSLALILSLGILLCLLAFSITVIVVRSYWKRNGDSNWKLNSFQRLKFTVSKILSGLTERNLIGSGGSGKVYRVPVNRNGDVVAVKKIWKNKNLEEKLEKEFLAEVKILSSIRHANIVKLMCCISSKSSKLLVYEYLDNRSLDRWLHRRNRPSNLSGSVQHVALDWPKRLRIAVGAAQGLSYMHHDCVPPVVHRDMKSSNILLDSDFNAKIADFGLAKMLVKQGEPATMSSVAGSFGYIAPEYAHTTRVNEKIDVYSFGVILLELTTGREANDGDEHTALAEWAWRHFQEENAIADALDQDVKEPCYLDEMCSVFKLGLICTERLPASRPSMKEVLQMLLRCSRPVINSEKTEYIADPLLKNSKRERIFEDENGSLATNF
- the LOC126596387 gene encoding receptor-like protein kinase 5 isoform X4 — its product is MAKHTPTSSLQTHLHLLLLLLLLLLRHANSQSLQDQEQAVLLKLKSYLESPPSLSHWIPSNSNTSSHCSWPEISCTNNSVTGLLLVNLNITLPVPPFICDLTNLTLVDLNNNYLPGEFPKSLYKCSKLEYLDLSQNYFVGPIPDDIDSLPRLKQLILAGNNFSNIPPAIGRLQELENLQLWMNQFNGSVPPEIGNLSNLKDLNMSWNTKLVPWTLPSNFTKLKKLSNLWIRQSNLIGELPETLGEMEALEVIDLAINTLSGRIPNGLFTLKNLSIVYLFKNTLSGEVPQVIESWNLSILDISENTLSGTIPEEYGNLTKLTELALFLNDFSGEIPKSIGRLPNLRDFKIFNNNFSGTLPPELGKYSKLEAFQVCVNRLTGKLPDDLCYWGKLDDVIAYGNYLSGELPSSLGNCSSLKTVKIQDNMLSGNIPSGMWTAPNLTTVLVSNNSLTGKLPEKMSSDLSRLEMRDNKFSGNIPTGVSSWTGLKVFDAGNNHLSGAVPRELTALSSLMTLSLDQNQLTGSLPSDIVSWESLASLNFSRNQLSGTIPEKLGLLPGLTGLDLSANQLSGEIPDQLGRLKLNQFNLSSNHLTGEIPTEFENSAYEGSFLDNQGLCAPSSAAIKLPICNSESRKSSKLSSKSLALILSLGILLCLLAFSITVIVVRSYWKRNGDSNWKLNSFQRLNFTVSKILSGLTESNLIGNGGSGKVYRVPVNRNGDVVAVKKIWKNKNLEEKLEKEFLAEVKILSSIRHANIVKLMCCISSQTSKLLVYEYLDNRSLDRWLHRRNRPSNLWRSVQHVALDWPKRLRIAVGAAQGLSYMHHDCVPPVVHRDMKSSNILLDSDFNAKIADFGLAKMLVKQGEPATMSSVAGSFGYIAPEYAHTTRVNEKIDVYSFGVILLELTTGREANDGDEHTALAEWAWRHFQEENAIADALDQDVKEPCYLDEMCSVFKLGLICTERLPASRPSMKEVLQMLLRCSRPVINSEKTEYIADPLLKNSKRERIFEDENGSLATNF